The Lysobacter panacisoli genome includes a window with the following:
- the der gene encoding ribosome biogenesis GTPase Der, with amino-acid sequence MLPLVALVGRPNVGKSTLFNALTRSRDALVHDQPGVTRDRNYGVARPEGKRAFAVVDTGGIAGEEEGLSGATARQARAAAEEADLVLFVVDGREGASALDDEILAWLRKTARPTMLVVNKTDGLDLQAALNDFARYGFSDVIGVSSAHRHNIDELIDRTLARVPEEGAGTELDADPARIRVAFIGRPNVGKSTLVNRLLGEERMIASEVPGTTRDSVSIDMERDGRLYRLIDTAGLRRKSRVDEAVEKFSIVKTLQAIEQCQVAVIMLDASEGITDQDATVLGYALDAGRALVVAVNKWDGLTDYQRQQAEALLARKLGFVDWAEAVRISAKHGSGLRELFRAIHRAHASATHEFSTSDVNKALEVAYESNPPPTVRGHVAKLRYAHPANSNPPTFVVHGTRLRTLSDTYKRYLENFFRKRFKLVGTPVRFVFKEGTNPYEGKKNVLSERQVAKKRRMIRHVKRGK; translated from the coding sequence GGAAAGTCCACGCTGTTCAACGCGCTGACGCGCAGTCGCGACGCCCTGGTCCACGACCAGCCCGGCGTCACGCGCGATCGCAACTACGGCGTGGCCCGTCCCGAGGGCAAGCGTGCCTTCGCGGTCGTCGACACCGGCGGCATCGCGGGCGAAGAAGAGGGCCTGTCCGGTGCGACCGCGCGCCAGGCGCGTGCCGCCGCGGAAGAAGCGGACCTGGTGCTGTTCGTGGTCGATGGCCGCGAAGGCGCCTCGGCGTTGGACGACGAAATCCTGGCGTGGCTGCGCAAGACCGCGCGTCCGACCATGCTGGTGGTCAACAAGACCGACGGCCTCGACCTCCAGGCCGCGCTGAACGATTTCGCCCGCTACGGCTTCAGCGACGTCATCGGGGTGTCCTCCGCGCACCGCCACAACATCGATGAACTGATCGACCGCACCCTCGCACGCGTGCCGGAAGAGGGTGCCGGCACCGAGCTCGATGCCGACCCCGCGCGCATCCGCGTCGCCTTCATCGGCCGCCCGAACGTGGGCAAGTCGACGCTGGTGAACCGCCTGCTCGGCGAGGAGCGCATGATCGCCTCCGAAGTGCCGGGTACGACGCGCGATTCGGTGTCCATCGACATGGAGCGCGACGGCCGTCTCTACCGTCTGATCGATACCGCCGGCCTGCGCCGCAAGTCGCGCGTGGACGAAGCGGTGGAGAAGTTCTCCATCGTCAAGACGCTGCAGGCGATCGAGCAGTGCCAGGTCGCGGTGATCATGCTCGACGCCAGCGAAGGCATCACCGACCAGGACGCGACCGTGCTCGGCTATGCGCTCGACGCAGGTCGTGCGCTGGTGGTCGCGGTGAACAAGTGGGACGGACTGACCGACTACCAGCGCCAGCAGGCCGAAGCGCTGCTCGCGCGCAAGCTCGGTTTCGTCGACTGGGCCGAAGCGGTGCGGATCAGCGCCAAGCACGGCTCGGGCCTGCGCGAACTGTTCCGCGCGATCCACCGCGCGCACGCCTCGGCCACGCACGAATTCAGCACCAGCGACGTCAACAAGGCGTTGGAAGTGGCGTACGAGAGCAACCCGCCGCCGACCGTGCGCGGACACGTCGCCAAGCTGCGCTACGCGCATCCGGCCAACAGCAATCCGCCGACGTTCGTCGTCCACGGCACGCGCCTGCGCACGCTGTCCGACACCTACAAGCGCTACCTCGAGAACTTCTTCCGCAAGCGCTTCAAGCTGGTCGGCACGCCGGTGCGTTTCGTGTTCAAGGAAGGCACGAATCCGTACGAAGGCAAGAAGAACGTGCTGTCCGAGCGTCAGGTCGCGAAGAAGCGGCGCATGATCCGGCACGTCAAGCGCGGCAAGTGA